The Paenibacillus pabuli DNA segment GTATTCGGTACATAATTGTATTGTTTGATAATACGCTCAATCTTCTGACGTGTATCTTCACTGACCGAGCCGCCATTGAGAAAACGGGAAACGGTGCTTTTGGCCACACCGGCCAATTGAGCGATATCGGAAATGGTTTTGTTCATAGTTACTCCTCTTGTCTACAGCTTGAATAAAAATGAGTGAAGCATCGTTCTTATTATACTTGGTTGATGTAGTTGTGGCGAATATCATTGTGATACAGTACAGCGTTATTGATTTGCGGCATCACTTCAATTCATTGCATGCAAAATGAGTACATGCTAGTATAACTTCAATTCATATCGTGCACGATGGAATATAAACAAAACAACAAACCATGTACAGGCTATGACGGAAAGAGTAAGCGGGATCTGGCGTTGATTACAGGGACGTGGTGCCAAAGACTGAGAGCACCCGAAGCAACCATCCGCTGAAGTTCACTCCCGAGCCGATTGCTGAAAAGCGGCTTCTTCGAGAGCCGGCTTCTAGGACAATCCGTTCCTTGCGTTAAAAGGTCAAAGTGAGAATCGGCATCCTTGCAGTCAGGCTGAACCGTTTCTAATTAGGGTGGTACCACGGCTTCTTCGTCCCTTGCGGATGAAGGGCTTTTTTTGTTTTTTAATAATAATGAATTCATAACCAACAACATAACAGAGGAGTGGTTGAACATGGATGAGAACAAAAATTTGGAATATTTACGTAGCCGACTGAATGAGATTAATCACGGTTTGCTTCACTTGTTGTCGGAGCGGGCTCAGATTACACAGGAAATCGGTCAGATCAAGGAAAAACAGGGCGTTCCCAAGTTTGATCCCGTTCGTGAAAAAGAAATGCTGGAAGAATTGACTGCAGCCAATCCCGGCCCTTTCCACGACGATGCCATCAAGCTGCTGTTCAAGCAGATTTTTCAGGCTTCCCTGCATCTGCAGGTCGACGAACACAAGAAACAGCTTCTCGTCAGCCGCAAAAACCAGCAGGAGGATACGATCGTCTCCATTGGTGACATCAAGGTTGGCGCGGGCAAACCAATTATGATTGCCGGGCCTTGTTCCGTGGAGAGTTACGAGCAAGTCCGTGAGGTTGCCAAGGCGTTGAAAGAAGCCGGAATCCCGGTTATGCGCGGTGGTGCATTTAAACCTCGTACCTCACCGTATGATTTTCAGGGGCTAGGGATTGAAGGGCTGAAAATTCTCAAGGAAGTGGCCGACGAGTTCGGGCTCAAGACGATCAGTGAGATTGTGCATCCAGGCCATATCGAGCTGGCAGGGGATTATATCGATGTGATCCAGATCGGTGCCCGAAACATGCAAAACTTTGAGTTGCTCAAAGCAGCGGGAGACGTTCATATTCCGGTTCTCCTTAAACGCGGTTTGGCGGCAACCATCGATGAATTCGTGCATGCTGCGGAGTATGTTGTGTCCCGCGGGAACAAACAAGTCATGCTGATTGAACGAGGTATTCGTACCTATGAAAAAGCCACGCGTAATACGCTCGATATCTCTGCTGTGCCTATTCTGAAACAGGAAACCCATCTTCCTGTTCTGGTGGATGTAACCCACTCTACCGGACGCAAAGATATTTTGGCACCGTGCGCCAAAGCGGCTCTGGCGGCGGGCGCCGATGGCGTTATGGTGGAAGTTCATCCGAATCCGGCGGTAGCGCTATCCGATAGTGCGCAGCAGTTGAACATTGAACAATTCCATCAGTTCCTCTCCTCTGTGAGACAATCGGGTTTATTGAACGATCAATAAACTAACGCTGAAGTGAACACGAGTTTTGATAAAAGCAAACCAAAAAGCCTGAAGGAATTGCCTCTTCATAGAAAATATGAACGGCATCCCTCAGGCATTTCTATCTAACTTTTTCTCATACCTCGATAATAATAGGCAGGATCATCGGTCTTCGTTTCGTCTGGGCGTAAATGTAATGCCCGATTTCGTCCTTGAGCTTCCTTTTGATCACATTCCACTGGTTTACTCCGGCTCCAGTCAATTCTTCCATTTTGGATAGCACCAGAGCGTGAATCTCCTGCATAAATTCTTCCGAATCCTTCACAAACACAAATCCTCTGGAAATAATCTCTGGAGATGTGACCATTTGCTTCTCCGTTTTGCTAAGGGTCGTCACAATGACCAGCATACCGTCTGATGATAGCTGTCTGCGGTCGCGAAGCACGATATTACCTACGTCACCCATAATCAAGCCGTCAACCAGACTATTGCCTGATGCAATTTTGGGTCCTGGTGATGCAACGCCGTCCTTGTACTGAATCATATCTCCATTATTCACGATGAATACGTGATCAGGGTCTATGCCAACCGATTCAGCCAGCAATCGGTGCTGATACAGCATGCGGAATTCGCCGTGGATGGGGACCAGATAATCCGGCTTCATCAGCGTCAGCATCAATTTGAGCTCTTCCTGACTTCCATGCCCCGACACATGCATGCCCCCTGACCCGCTCGAACCATATAGGACCCTTGCTCCCAGTACATACAGATTATCAATAACGTGAGCTAGATTGCGTTCGTTGCCCGGAATCGCTCCTGCCGCAATAATTACAGTGTCTCCTGCGGCCACTCTTACATGAGGGTGCTTACCTGTCGCTAACCGGGACAGGGCAGCCATAGGCTCGCCTTGGCTTCCCGTACAGAGAATGACCACTTGCTCCGGAGGAAATTGATCAACATCAATCGCTTCAATCAGCAGACCGTCAGGAACATCCAAGTATCCCAGTTCACTAGCAACAGACACGACGTTAACCATGCTTCTGCCCAGCAAGGCCAGTTTGCGGCCGGTTTCAAACGTGGCATTCACAATTTGCTGGACCCGGCTGACATTCGAAGCAAACGTGGAAATGAATATTTTTTCCTTGGCGCGAATAAATGCATCCAAAATCCGATCACCGACCACACGCTCCGAAGGAGTAAATCCAGGCCGTTCCGCGTTTGTACTCTCAGACAGCAGCAGATGAACGCCTTGTTTACCGATCTCCGCCATTCGATATAGATCAGGATATGGCCCATTTACAGGTGACATGTCAAACTTGAAATCGCCGGTATGTACCACATTTCCACCAGGTGTGCGGAAGAAGACGCCAAGGCAATCCGGGATGCTGTGGCTCGTTGCAAAAAAGGAAACGTCGATATCCCCCAGCATAACGGTGGAGTGAGCATCGATGGTATGAAGATCTGCGGTTCGCAGCATATTGTGCTCTTTCAATTTCAGTTCAATCAAACCTCGGGTAAGCCTGGATGCATATACGGGGATATTCATTTGTTTCAGAAAATAAGGTATGCCCCCAATGTGATCTTCATGTCCATGGGTAACGACAAGAGCTCTCACCTGGTCCAGATTCTCCAGCAAGTAGGAGACATCCGGAATAATCAGATCGATGCCGGGCAAGGTCTCATCCGGAAATTTGGAACCACAATCGATGACAATAATATCTTTATTGTACTGAATAATGTACATGTTCTTACCGATTTCATTTACGCCGCCAAGTGCGGCGACATACAATTTATTATTGGCGAGATTCAATTTCGATGCATCCTCCTTTTCGTTTTGCTGCTGTAAATGGGCTATTCTACAAGCCTGTTTGTGTATTTCTAGTATGCAATTTCTCGGTTCACTTATGCATCGTGTATGATAACCACGCCAAAAAGTCCGCAGGTGGAATGCTAGCTCCACTGCGGACTTTTTATCAGTCTAGGATGAAGTAATACAAGATTGCTTTACTAAGACAAGTTACACGAGCGACTTACCACGCTGCAGCAGCACATCTTCTTCATAGGTTTTGATCTCGGAGATCCATTTCTCACGAACAGGGACTCCCTGCTGAGCACAATAATAATCCCAGATTGCACCAAATGGATAGGATTTGAATTCTTCTGTTAGTGCAAGCCGTACCGTATAATCGCCCTCCAGCTCAGCCTCTTTCAATGCATCGACAGGCTCCAGCATGGCGCGCAGCAAGGCTTTGATCGTGTTGCGCGTACCTACAACCCAGGCAGCTACCCGATTGATGCTGGCATCAAAGAAATCGAGGCCAACATGCGTCGTAGGCAACAGGTTGTGACGAACAAGTTCACGTGCAATTTCCAGCAGCTCATCATCCATAATGACGACATGGTCACTGTCCCAGCGCATCGGACGGCTTACATGCAGCAGAATACCACTTGTAAACAGCGCAAGGGAAGACAGCTTGTTGGAGATGACCTCTGTAGGATGGAAGTGCCCTGCATCCAGGCAGATCAGTGTATCATTTTGCAATCCGTATCCCATGTAGAACTCATGAGATCCAACAACGTAAGCTTCCGAACCAAGGCCGAACAGTTTACTCTCCACCGCGTCCAGATTATGCTTCGGATCAAGCTTTTCCGCGAACACTTCATCCAAAGAATCCTTAAGGCGTTTGCGGGGAGTCATGCGATCAACCGGGTTATCCTTGAATCCATCTGGAACCCAAACATTGGTTACGCACGTCTGACCCAATTGTTCACCGAAATAAGCGCCGATGCGCCGAGAGGCCTTGCAGTGATCGATCCAGAACTTGCGAATCTCCGGGTCCGGATGACTGAGTGTGAAACCGTCGTTTGATTTCTCGTGGGAAAAGCAAGTCGGGTTAAAATCAAGACCCAATCCCTGCTCTTTGGCCCATTGCACCCATTTCTCATAATGCTTCGGTTCAATCTGATCCAGCTCCACTTTTTCGTCGGTATCCGTATAGATTGCATGCAGATTGACCTTATGCTTGCCGGGAATCAGCGAAAAGGCTTGTTCCAGATCGGACCGAAGTTCAGCAGGAGTAGTTGCAGCTCCCGGATATTGACCTGTAACGGAAATGCCTCCTGTCAACTCACCATCCTGGTTCAAAAAGCCTTTCACATCATCACCTTGCCAGCAATGCACAGATACTTTGATCTCTGCAAGCTTCTCCAATACCTCATCCGTATCAATTCCATGCTGGGCATATAACAATTTGGCCGCTTCATACGCTTGCTTGACTTGGTTATCCATTCGCAGACCCCTCCTCTTAACGTGTAAATGCTGCTGGTACACCGCCATCAATCGTCATCATGCATCCGGTTGTTTTCTCGGATTTGGAAGAAGCAAAGAATGCAATGCCTTCCGCAATATCTTTCGGATAAATATTCACGAGCAGTGTCGTACGCTTGCGGTAATACTCTTCCAGTTGATCGGGTTCGATACCGTACGCTGCCGCACGTTCATTTCGCCAGGAACCATTCCAGATTGCAGACCCTTGCAAAATTGCGTCAGGGAGGATCGTGTTGACACGAATGCCATATTCGCCGCCCTCAGCTGCAATACACCGGGCAAGGTGTGCTTCAAGAGCTTTGGCCGAGCTGTATGCGGAGGCACTTTTACCCGCATATACCGAGTTTTTGGACCCGATGAAGACCATACTGCCACCGATTCCCTGCTGTTTCATCAGCTTGAACGCTTCACGGGCAACGAGGAAGTACCCGGTACCCAGCACATTCATGTTGAGGTTCCATTCCTTCAGGGATGTCTCGTCAAATGGACTCGAAGTGGCAAGACCCGCATTATTAACGATAATGTCGACACCGCCATATTGTACAGCGACTTCAGCGTATGCCGACTGCACAGCTTCCTCATCCGTTACATCCATTTTCAGCGCATATGCACGATTCGCACCATATTGATCATTGATTTCCTGGGCTACTTTTTGAGCCCCTTCGAGATTCAGGTCAGCCAGAACGACGTGTGCTCCCTCGGATACCAGTCTGCGTGCAGTCTCGCTACCAATCCCGCCGGCACCGCCTGTAATAAACGCCACTTTGCGGGAAAATTCCGTCTCTGCCGGTGCGAGAGACAATTTATACAGTTCAAGCGGCCAGTATTCAACATTGTAGGATTCGTTTGCACTAAGGGATACAAATTTCCCCAAGCTTGTCGCACCTCGCATAACGGCAATGGCACGGTGATACAGTGCTCCGCTTACTTGCGACAGGGCCCAGCTCTTGCCGGTGTTGATCATGCCCACACCCGGGATGAGAATAACGCGTGGCGCTGCTTCAAACATGACATCGCCATCATTCTTGTTGCTTTCAAAATACTGTTTGTACTGCTCTTTGTAAGCAGCTACGCCTTCTGTCAGCTTGGCTTTCAGACCATCAATATCCTCAGCATCCGGCGTCCAGTCAATGAACAACGGAACGACTTTGGTATGTACCAGATGATCCGGGCAAGCCGCCCCCACCTGTGACAGCTCTGGTGAATTGGCACCACCTACAAAGGTAAGTACATCGTCCTGATCGTCATAGGACAGGATCATTTTTTTGCTATCGGATACTGCACCCCGAAGCGTTGGCATGATTTTGGCCACGATATCGCGCCGAACCTCAGCAGCAAGCGCTGGATGTTTAACGCCGCCAAACAAACTTCCTTCATCCACGCGAGCTTCAATGAACGCTTCCGCCTCATTGATAATCTTGATGGTCTGTGCGTAACATTCCTCGGATGTCTCTCCCCAAGTTACGAGTCCATGCTTCTCCATCAGTACCAGTTCTGCATTTGGATTCGCGAATACGCTTTCAGCAATCATCTTGGATAGTGTAAAGCCAGGACGAACATAAGGAACCCATACAAAACGGTCTCCATAAATTTCTCTTGCTAACTCTTTGCCGTTATCTGCGCAACACAGACTGATAATTGCATCCGGGTGTGTGTGATCCACATGTTTATATGGAAGGAACGCATGCAACAAGGTCTCGATTGAAGCACGTGGGTGCTTAGAATCAATCATGCAATGCCCCAGATATTCAACCATCTCTTCATCAGTCATTGATTCACGTTCAATCAGAGGACGAATGTCTTCCAGAGCCAGGCCCGTAAAATGCTTCGCCTGCATTGAGCCCAAGTCAGATCCGCTTCCTTTCACATACATGACTTCTACATCGCGCCCACGAAAATCCTTCACTGTCGTTTTGGTAGACGTGTTTCCTCCATAGATGTTGCATACACTTCGGTCTGCGCCAATCAGATTGGATCGGTAAACCAGCTGCTCGAGTCCTGTTGTTTTCTCAGAAGCCTGTGACGTATTCCATAAACTCTGTACCATTCGTTTCCCTCCGATAATGTTTGTTTTATTCCTAATCAGAGTTTATCATCTTTGTTTTGTTTTGAAAACAATAGATTTTAAATATAAACGGAAAAATTCAAAAGGTTAGTGTCCCTGCGAATGTTGGAACGACTGTATTACTTACTCTACTTAAGCCCCGTTACTTGAATAACTTATACCAGTATAGAGTGGTTTCAATATTAGGATTAGATGACTGCTTTAGTGTGTCAACTCCACCTAGGATGAATCCTTGTTTCACATAAAATCTGCATGCACCAAGATTATCATCTTGTGCTTCCAAGGACATTCCTATAAGTTTTCTTTGTTTTGCCCACTCTTCTGCTTTATTTATGAGCAACGTCCCCACTCCACTGCCTCTATAATCTTTTTTAATAGCAATGTTTTCAATATAACAGAATCGATTCCAATCCTTAATGATTCTAATTTGCCCGATGCAAGTATTATTCATATAAGCTAAAAACAAAGTTTTATCCTCTCGGTTTATATATTGGCTCCAATCAAGTTTGTCATCTGGAAAACGTATTTCTCTAGTTTCATCAAAAAGAACTTCTTTATAAGACCACCTTCCTGATTGTAAACTGGGGACAACTCTACCATATAACTTAAAATAATCATTTGTCGTATTAATATCCTCTATTAAGTCATTATTTAATGGAGAAATAATGAGTTTACTTTCACTACCCAATATTACACACTTCCTTTTATGATGTTTTGAAATTATTTTATTTAAGGATTTAAACCCGAGCTTATTCAACATTACTGCCCGTTAGCTGAATAAGCCTCTCTTTAAAGAATACCATAAAAAGTAAATTACTCCTTGTTATCATTAAAAGCAACATTCTTCACGAAAAAAGCCTAATAAAAAGACACTCTTACGTTGCCGTTAGAGTGTCTTAATGCAGCGGAAATGCAGTGGAATTTCAAAATGCCGCTTGAACCTCATCTATCCTTTACCTGGACAATACTGATATGAACAGGTATAGAATTAGAAGATTCCCGCTTTTTGAGAAGTGTTTTTAATTCCGTAAGTATCATTGACGACCGTATTGCCATAGCTCGTCAAGCTGCCATTAGGTCCTGTTGCCAAATCAAGATAGTTTAGTCCTGAGCTATTCCCGTACCAAGACCATGCAAGCCATCCTACCCCTTTTTCCTGACCATATTTCATTATTGCGTATTCATCGACATCTCCATTTGTATGATATCCTCCGAATTCTCCAATGATTAAGGCCAGCCCCTTGTTCAGCACACTTTCCATATTGGATTTGACGGTGGCCGCATCTTTGCCTGCATACTCATACATGTGAATGGAAAACACCGTATTTTTCTGCGAATCCGCGGGAAATACGCTTTGTCCGTAATCGACTATCGATTGAGGATACTGACCCCAGCCTGCTGCATCTACAATCAAGGTATTTTTAATACCTGCATTTCTTAATTTCGGAATAGCTTTTTTGTACCCGTCAGCCCAGGCGCTTCCATTCCATGTTCCGTACCACTCATTTGCAATATTTACGATAACCCGATCTTCCTTCCCGATCAGTGCTTCCTTGATGCTGATCCAGTAGTTGACCGCTGCATCCAACGAATTGTAATCATCTTTGCCAGTGGCATCGTGTACTTCAAGGACAGCGATCATCTTGTTCGCGTTTACGACATTAATGATGTTTTTTACGGAACTCAGATCATCTTTCGTGTACTGTGTACCGTTCGATAAAACAATTCGTACCGTATTGGCACCCGTTTTTGCGATCGCAGGGATAGCTGTGTTCAAATCATTTTTGAACCAGGAATGCCCATGATTAATTCCCCTCATGTAAAATGGTTTACCCGTAGAATCGTACAATTTGCCTCCATTCACGTAAAAACCTGAAGCTGCTGTCGCTTTGGGAGCCGCGCTCCCTAAAATGACGAGCATCAGTGCTGCAATGACGGTTAAGATTGTCCCCTTTTGCAACTTGATCATGGCATATAACCTCCTGAGTTTTTATATTTCAATTAACCCTGCACAAGGCAACAAGTTAACTAAAACCAATTTCTTAACCTAAAAAAGAAAGTTATAGAAGTATATAATAAAAAATTTGTTACTTTACCGTTTAAGTTATAAAAACATAATAAAATGAAAACGCTTACCAGTCAACATTTTCTTACTCTCTATGAAAAAAAAGAAATACCCGTCCAATGATGAAGAATTGAACGGGCATTTCTTTATTCAATGCAATTATTTTCGCCGTGCAAAATCAACAAACCTGAATTTGTCCGGACGATGCCGGGATTCCGTGAATTGAAAAGGACTTGCATCCTCCAGGTAGACCTGGCTGCGTACAACGACAACATTATGGAAACCTTCCAGATCCATCAGTCTTCGATCTTCTTCGGTAGGCTCTTCCACCAGGATTTCTTTCTTGGCAAAAGAAATGGACAATCCGAGCTGGTCCTCAATGTACTCGTAAATGGAGTCGTTGCAGATCTCTTTGCTTAATCCCGGAACGAGACGATGACTGATGTAGTCCTTGTCCAGAATGACGCGTTCTCCATCCACATTCCTTACACGAACAATTTTCCACACCTGTTCCCCCATTCCAAAATGAATGGTTTTAAACAAGGCTTGATCTACCTTTTCTTCCTCAAAGACCTCAACATGGGTCCTCGCCCGGTGTCCCATTTTCTTGGCCAGTTCCTTGAAGCTGACCAGACCCGAAATGGGAAAATCAATTTTGCGGATATCCAGTACAATGGAACCCTTGCCCTGAATTTTCTGAATATAACCTTCTTCATACAGCATTTTTAGTGCTTTGCGTATTGTCTCTCTGGACGTTTGATAGCTTTCGGATAAATCCAGTTCCGATGGCAGAAGCGAACCTGCCTTGATCTCTCCAGTCCGAATATGAGCTGCGATATCTTCATAGATTCGGATAAACTTGTTATTCATCATTCATCACCATAGTTCATTACCCTTTTTTATCATATTGGCAACCTATTATAGCATTATTAGGAGGGTTAATGCACTTGATGGCTCTATCAGCATCAGCTGATGAATGGATGTTTACAAGGAGTGACTCAGAAACCACTTGTACAGATCTGGATTACTGTATGTCTCATCCCAAGCATTATGGTTACCATCAGGATAGACTGTCAGCTTCACGTTTGCATTTAGCGCTTCAAGGGCATCAACAATCCCTTGTGATTCCGAGAGAGGAACAACATCGTCCTTGGCACCATGAAATGCCCAGATTGGCACATTACGCAAGGCTTCCGCTTTAGATGGATCTATTCCCCCGCACACAGGGGCCACAGCAGCAAATACGTCGGGATAGTCGATGGGCAGATGCCAAGCCCCGTAACCGCCCATGCTTAATCCCGTAAGATATACTCTCTTCGGATCTGCAGGATAGTTCTCCAGCACATGTTCGACAATGGCATGTAGGGCTTCCTTTTCCATGGCCCAGAATTCATCCTCCGGACATTGAGGCGATATGACGATAAACGGAAAGCTCTTGTCCTGATCAACCATATTTGGAAGCCCGTTCGCTTTCACCTTATTCAAATCACTACCGCGTTCGCCTGATCCGTGAAGAAACAGAATAATAGGCCACTTCTGGTCTGCTGATTGGTCTTCCGTATCAGGAATGTGCAGCAAGTAGTCCAATGTCAACGTTTTGGTTATTTCCTTGACTATTCGATGCCCGGTCTGGGTCATATCGGTTCCCTCACTTCTATTCTCTAATCTTCCGTAACGCTTCGTCCAGAGCACCAACTACCTTGTCACACCAAACGTCAAATTCAGGATCTTCAGTCTGTAACTCAGGGTGTGCCAGCATATACTGTATCGTTTTCCGGATTCCCTGATCTGCTCTTGTTGTTGCTACAAATTCAGGTACAAGCCTCTTGAGTTTGCTATTGTCGAATACCACCGTGTTGGCCTTATCTCCAAGCAAACCGCCGCGAAGATCCTGATCACTGCAAGCAGCCAAAAATTCCGAAGGTACGTGAACCGCATTCAGTTGGACACCAAGCACGCCTGCGATCATTTCATAGATTTGATTCCACGTCACAGACTCGTCCGAGGTGATATGTACAGACTCACCAATGGCATGAATATTTCCCATGAGACCGATAAACCCTTTGGCAAAATCACTGTTATGCGTAATGGTCCAAAGGGATGTGCCATCACCGTGAATGATGACGGGTTTGCCTTCGCGAATGCGCTTGAGAACCTGCCAGCTGCCTTTGGCTCCATGCACGCCCAGAGGTACAGACAGATCTCCATACGTATGGCTTGGACGTACAATTGTCACCGGAAATCCATGTTCCCGGTACTGCTTCATCAGATAATCTTCACAGGCGATCTTATTGCGTGAATACTCCCAGTAAGGATTGGACAATGGTGTTCCTTCCGTAATACGATAGTCGGCAAGCGGTGTCTGATAAGCGGATGCCGAGCTTATGAATATGAACTGTTTGGTTTTGTCTTTGAATAAACGATAGTCCCTCTCAAGCTGTGACGGTACAAAAGCTATAAAGTCTGCAACGACATCGAATTCCAGCTCCGCAATCAGATCCGCCACCCGTTCTTCATCGTTGATGTCGGCCTGCAGCACGTTCACTTCCGCAGGCAGAGCATCATTACGATTGCCGCGATTGATCAAATAAAGCTCACAACCCTGACTGGCGAGCTGATGCGTAATTGCTGTACTGATTGTACCCGTTCCTCCAATAAATAGCGCTTTCATATTAGGCCACCTCCAGATGGAATGTCTCACAAGTCCATGATAGCACGCATGCAAAAGAGGAGCAAAGCCAGCTTGTCACTGACCCTGCTCCTCTCGTTTTAAACGACCTTAATCGTTCCGTATATCATGTACATGCCGCAGTGAATTTCATATTCTCCAGGCTGCAAATTTTCATCAACCGTGTAGTAGTTGTCTCCTTTTTGCATGTACAAATCCATTCCCAGATCTTGTGAACCAACCGATTTCACATGGGTGACCGACCGGGTAAGAATAAAATTAATCTTGGTGGGAACTCCGGACTTAACCTCAATCACCCCAGGCTCAAATCCGTCATTACTCACATTGACATCAATGACTTCATAACCTTCCAAATCCTCAGGCGTCTCCGCTTGTGCCGTGACTGAGCTTCCTGCACCTGGAGACATGTCCTTGCCCATGAAATAAACGAGAAATGATCCGAGTAATACAATTACAGCAAGGCCCAGCGTAAGCCACGGCCACATTTTCTTGATCGAGCTATTCATATCAGCATGCCTCTTTTCCTGAAATAAAAGTACAGCCTATATCATACCTTAAGCCGCTGCAGATGAAAATGGCTCCTATGGGCCATGTCAGATCATACTTAGCAAGAGAGGAGGGTATCTCCACATTAAACTTCATTTAATAGGAAAAAGCCTGATTGCTCAGGCTTCTCTATGTTTATATTCATTTCCATAAAAACTCTTGCGCATCCCCAGCTTACTAGGTTAGTTAAGAGGAATACTGGGGTGTGCTTCGACTGCGTTTCAGCCGCATTTTATATAACTCCGGCAGTCCTACGCCGATTAGAACTACAATAACGCCAAACCATTGCAGTCCGCTGACATGCTCATGAAGTACAATGGATGATAACAGCACCGCAACCGGAAGTTCTACCGCACCCAGAATACCTGCCATATCGCCCCCAATATGAGGAACCCCTATGGCGAACAGGACTGGCGGAATGAAAGCTCCGAAGAAACCGAGCAGTAAACCGAACACCAGCAGCTGGCTCCAGATCAGTCCGTTAAACAGGAATGTCGGCGGGAACAGAATACAGAGCAGAATCAACCCGCCAGTAACCATCCACGCGCTGCGAAAAGCAGGATGTGCCGATGGAACCGCTTTGCCGCTGAACAGTACAAACAGTGAATAACTCACAGCCGCCATTAATCCAAGTGCAATGCCGAGACCGTTAAATTCGCTCAGCCCCTGTTCCAGGAATCCTGCAGCAAGGAGCGTGCCTCCGAACAGGATAATCAGTGTGAGGAAGGTTACTTTGTCTGGACGTTGGCGTTTG contains these protein-coding regions:
- a CDS encoding bifunctional 3-deoxy-7-phosphoheptulonate synthase/chorismate mutase — its product is MDENKNLEYLRSRLNEINHGLLHLLSERAQITQEIGQIKEKQGVPKFDPVREKEMLEELTAANPGPFHDDAIKLLFKQIFQASLHLQVDEHKKQLLVSRKNQQEDTIVSIGDIKVGAGKPIMIAGPCSVESYEQVREVAKALKEAGIPVMRGGAFKPRTSPYDFQGLGIEGLKILKEVADEFGLKTISEIVHPGHIELAGDYIDVIQIGARNMQNFELLKAAGDVHIPVLLKRGLAATIDEFVHAAEYVVSRGNKQVMLIERGIRTYEKATRNTLDISAVPILKQETHLPVLVDVTHSTGRKDILAPCAKAALAAGADGVMVEVHPNPAVALSDSAQQLNIEQFHQFLSSVRQSGLLNDQ
- a CDS encoding ribonuclease J codes for the protein MNLANNKLYVAALGGVNEIGKNMYIIQYNKDIIVIDCGSKFPDETLPGIDLIIPDVSYLLENLDQVRALVVTHGHEDHIGGIPYFLKQMNIPVYASRLTRGLIELKLKEHNMLRTADLHTIDAHSTVMLGDIDVSFFATSHSIPDCLGVFFRTPGGNVVHTGDFKFDMSPVNGPYPDLYRMAEIGKQGVHLLLSESTNAERPGFTPSERVVGDRILDAFIRAKEKIFISTFASNVSRVQQIVNATFETGRKLALLGRSMVNVVSVASELGYLDVPDGLLIEAIDVDQFPPEQVVILCTGSQGEPMAALSRLATGKHPHVRVAAGDTVIIAAGAIPGNERNLAHVIDNLYVLGARVLYGSSGSGGMHVSGHGSQEELKLMLTLMKPDYLVPIHGEFRMLYQHRLLAESVGIDPDHVFIVNNGDMIQYKDGVASPGPKIASGNSLVDGLIMGDVGNIVLRDRRQLSSDGMLVIVTTLSKTEKQMVTSPEIISRGFVFVKDSEEFMQEIHALVLSKMEELTGAGVNQWNVIKRKLKDEIGHYIYAQTKRRPMILPIIIEV
- the rhaA gene encoding L-rhamnose isomerase, which produces MDNQVKQAYEAAKLLYAQHGIDTDEVLEKLAEIKVSVHCWQGDDVKGFLNQDGELTGGISVTGQYPGAATTPAELRSDLEQAFSLIPGKHKVNLHAIYTDTDEKVELDQIEPKHYEKWVQWAKEQGLGLDFNPTCFSHEKSNDGFTLSHPDPEIRKFWIDHCKASRRIGAYFGEQLGQTCVTNVWVPDGFKDNPVDRMTPRKRLKDSLDEVFAEKLDPKHNLDAVESKLFGLGSEAYVVGSHEFYMGYGLQNDTLICLDAGHFHPTEVISNKLSSLALFTSGILLHVSRPMRWDSDHVVIMDDELLEIARELVRHNLLPTTHVGLDFFDASINRVAAWVVGTRNTIKALLRAMLEPVDALKEAELEGDYTVRLALTEEFKSYPFGAIWDYYCAQQGVPVREKWISEIKTYEEDVLLQRGKSLV
- a CDS encoding bifunctional aldolase/short-chain dehydrogenase — its product is MVQSLWNTSQASEKTTGLEQLVYRSNLIGADRSVCNIYGGNTSTKTTVKDFRGRDVEVMYVKGSGSDLGSMQAKHFTGLALEDIRPLIERESMTDEEMVEYLGHCMIDSKHPRASIETLLHAFLPYKHVDHTHPDAIISLCCADNGKELAREIYGDRFVWVPYVRPGFTLSKMIAESVFANPNAELVLMEKHGLVTWGETSEECYAQTIKIINEAEAFIEARVDEGSLFGGVKHPALAAEVRRDIVAKIMPTLRGAVSDSKKMILSYDDQDDVLTFVGGANSPELSQVGAACPDHLVHTKVVPLFIDWTPDAEDIDGLKAKLTEGVAAYKEQYKQYFESNKNDGDVMFEAAPRVILIPGVGMINTGKSWALSQVSGALYHRAIAVMRGATSLGKFVSLSANESYNVEYWPLELYKLSLAPAETEFSRKVAFITGGAGGIGSETARRLVSEGAHVVLADLNLEGAQKVAQEINDQYGANRAYALKMDVTDEEAVQSAYAEVAVQYGGVDIIVNNAGLATSSPFDETSLKEWNLNMNVLGTGYFLVAREAFKLMKQQGIGGSMVFIGSKNSVYAGKSASAYSSAKALEAHLARCIAAEGGEYGIRVNTILPDAILQGSAIWNGSWRNERAAAYGIEPDQLEEYYRKRTTLLVNIYPKDIAEGIAFFASSKSEKTTGCMMTIDGGVPAAFTR
- a CDS encoding GNAT family N-acetyltransferase encodes the protein MGSESKLIISPLNNDLIEDINTTNDYFKLYGRVVPSLQSGRWSYKEVLFDETREIRFPDDKLDWSQYINREDKTLFLAYMNNTCIGQIRIIKDWNRFCYIENIAIKKDYRGSGVGTLLINKAEEWAKQRKLIGMSLEAQDDNLGACRFYVKQGFILGGVDTLKQSSNPNIETTLYWYKLFK
- a CDS encoding glycoside hydrolase family 5 protein, with the translated sequence MIKLQKGTILTVIAALMLVILGSAAPKATAASGFYVNGGKLYDSTGKPFYMRGINHGHSWFKNDLNTAIPAIAKTGANTVRIVLSNGTQYTKDDLSSVKNIINVVNANKMIAVLEVHDATGKDDYNSLDAAVNYWISIKEALIGKEDRVIVNIANEWYGTWNGSAWADGYKKAIPKLRNAGIKNTLIVDAAGWGQYPQSIVDYGQSVFPADSQKNTVFSIHMYEYAGKDAATVKSNMESVLNKGLALIIGEFGGYHTNGDVDEYAIMKYGQEKGVGWLAWSWYGNSSGLNYLDLATGPNGSLTSYGNTVVNDTYGIKNTSQKAGIF